Below is a window of Neodiprion virginianus isolate iyNeoVirg1 chromosome 4, iyNeoVirg1.1, whole genome shotgun sequence DNA.
AGGGGGTGAGTCGAAGGTATAAAGTCCTACGCGGCCACCCAACAGGGCACAGACAACCTTCGCCGTTGCGAGCGCACAGTTCGTCATACTCTGATAAGTCTATATCAACGTTCCATTAGACGTCATGTCCGGTCGTGGCAAAGGCGGCAAAGTCAAGGGAAAGGCAAAGTCCCGTTCCAGTCGTGCTGGACTCCAATTCCCCGTGGGACGTATCCATCGATTGCTTCGCAAGGGAAATTACGCTGAGCGCGTCGGCGCCGGGGCGCCTGTGTATTTGGCTGCGGTGATGGAGTATTTGGCCGCTGAAGTTCTTGAATTGGCTGGTAACGCTGCTCGTGATAACAAAAAGACTAGAATTATCCCGCGACATTTGCAACTGGCAATCCGCAATGACGAAGAGTTGAACAAGCTTCTTTCGGGAGTTACTATTGCTCAAGGTGGAGTTCTGCCGAACATTCAGGCTGTTCTTCTGCCAAAGAAGACCGAGAAAAAGGCGTAATGCGTCTATTGGTTACACCTTATAAACCACCGGCCCTTTTCAGGGCCACCAAATTATTGAAagcgaaagaatttttcataccaAACACGGGGCTAATAACCGTTTTCTATTCATATAGTCACTCTGCAGTGTGTGCATCACAC
It encodes the following:
- the LOC124302424 gene encoding histone H2A, whose amino-acid sequence is MSGRGKGGKVKGKAKSRSSRAGLQFPVGRIHRLLRKGNYAERVGAGAPVYLAAVMEYLAAEVLELAGNAARDNKKTRIIPRHLQLAIRNDEELNKLLSGVTIAQGGVLPNIQAVLLPKKTEKKA